One window from the genome of Oceanibaculum indicum P24 encodes:
- the tolR gene encoding protein TolR produces the protein MGAKLGNGGGGVGRRNGRYTPMSEINVTPFVDVMLVLLIVFMVTAPLLTVGVPVDLPKTQASQLSDQIEPLVVTVNAEGRLFIQETETDAGQLVPRLQAITQNKPDTRIYVRGDQAINYGRVMEVMGLINSAGFTKVALIAEMPQESRR, from the coding sequence ATGGGCGCCAAGCTGGGCAATGGCGGTGGGGGTGTCGGTCGACGCAATGGCCGCTACACGCCGATGAGCGAGATCAATGTGACGCCCTTCGTGGACGTCATGCTGGTGCTGCTGATCGTGTTCATGGTGACGGCGCCGCTGCTGACTGTCGGTGTGCCGGTTGATCTGCCGAAGACGCAGGCCTCGCAGCTGAGCGACCAGATCGAGCCGCTTGTGGTGACCGTGAATGCCGAGGGCCGGCTGTTCATCCAGGAGACCGAGACGGATGCCGGGCAACTTGTGCCGCGCCTGCAGGCGATCACGCAGAACAAGCCGGACACACGCATCTATGTGCGCGGCGACCAGGCGATCAATTACGGCCGGGTGATGGAAGTGATGGGGCTGATCAATTCGGCCGGCTTCACCAAGGTCGCGCTGATCGCCGAGATGCCGCAGGAAAGCCGGCGCTGA